The Comamonas sp. GB3 AK4-5 genome includes a region encoding these proteins:
- a CDS encoding nitrite/sulfite reductase yields the protein MYQYTEFDKAFVHQRAAQFRDQLERWQSGKLPEDDFRPLRLQNGWYVQRYAPMLRVAVPYGEINAAQIRVLARVAREYDAPEAEVFRTAMEGQSKLGTTFLPTHCAHFTTRTNVQFNWIPLSKSADVMDLLASVNLHGIQTSGNCIRNTTTDALAGIAPDEIVDPRPYAEILRQWTTLHPEFAFLPRKFKIAISGAQEDRAATGWHDVGLHVLKNAAGEVGFKVFVGGGMGRTPVIGTVIREFLPWNQIMNYIEAIVRVYNELGRRDNKYKARIKILVKAEGQAYIDAVEAEYRQIVEVDGGPHTVPQAEFDRVATMFTTPALPVVADPATDEQTLVEQAAAEPAFARWLSRNVHAHKTPGLRAVTLSFKRVGQAPGDATGDQLDALAELMDSFSASEARVTHDQNVMLPWVQVSQLHALWQRAKALGLASTNVALLTDMIACPGGDFCALANARSLPIAEAITQRYQDLDELDDIGDIDLHISGCINSCGHHHSGHIGILGVDKDGKEWYQVTLGGSDGAELSGPAQAGKVIGPSFSAAEVPDVLEAVLSTYRDLRQPGEAFVDAVRRIGLEPFKEAGKGARHPAPELEDTAA from the coding sequence ATGTACCAATACACCGAATTCGACAAAGCCTTCGTCCACCAACGCGCCGCCCAGTTCCGCGACCAGCTTGAGCGCTGGCAAAGCGGCAAGCTGCCCGAGGACGACTTCCGCCCCCTGCGCCTGCAAAACGGCTGGTATGTGCAGCGCTACGCCCCCATGCTGCGCGTGGCCGTGCCCTACGGCGAAATCAATGCCGCCCAGATCCGCGTGCTGGCCCGCGTGGCCCGCGAATACGACGCCCCCGAGGCCGAAGTCTTCCGCACCGCCATGGAAGGCCAGAGCAAGCTGGGCACCACCTTTTTGCCCACGCACTGCGCCCACTTCACCACGCGCACCAATGTGCAGTTCAACTGGATTCCGCTGTCCAAGTCCGCCGATGTGATGGACCTGCTGGCCAGCGTCAATCTGCACGGCATCCAAACCAGCGGCAACTGCATACGCAACACCACCACCGACGCCCTGGCCGGCATTGCACCCGACGAGATCGTCGACCCCCGGCCCTATGCCGAAATCCTGCGCCAGTGGACCACGCTGCACCCCGAGTTCGCCTTTTTGCCGCGCAAGTTCAAGATCGCCATCAGCGGCGCCCAGGAAGACCGCGCCGCCACCGGCTGGCATGACGTGGGCCTGCATGTGCTGAAGAACGCGGCCGGCGAGGTGGGCTTCAAGGTGTTTGTCGGCGGCGGCATGGGCCGCACGCCGGTGATTGGCACCGTGATCCGCGAGTTCCTGCCCTGGAACCAGATCATGAATTACATCGAGGCCATCGTGCGCGTCTACAACGAGCTGGGCCGGCGCGACAACAAGTACAAGGCCCGCATCAAGATCCTGGTCAAGGCCGAAGGCCAGGCCTATATCGACGCGGTGGAGGCCGAGTACCGGCAAATCGTCGAGGTCGATGGCGGCCCCCACACCGTGCCCCAGGCCGAGTTCGACCGCGTGGCCACCATGTTCACCACGCCCGCCCTGCCCGTGGTGGCTGATCCTGCAACCGACGAGCAAACCCTGGTCGAGCAAGCCGCTGCCGAACCTGCTTTTGCCCGTTGGTTGTCGCGCAATGTGCATGCCCACAAAACACCCGGCCTGCGCGCCGTGACCCTGTCCTTCAAGCGCGTGGGCCAGGCCCCGGGCGACGCCACCGGCGACCAGCTCGATGCCCTGGCCGAGCTGATGGACAGCTTCTCCGCCAGCGAGGCCCGCGTCACCCACGACCAGAACGTCATGCTGCCCTGGGTGCAGGTGAGCCAGTTGCATGCACTGTGGCAGCGCGCCAAGGCCCTGGGCCTGGCCAGCACCAATGTGGCCCTGCTGACCGACATGATTGCCTGCCCCGGCGGCGACTTCTGCGCCCTGGCCAATGCCCGCAGCCTGCCGATTGCCGAGGCCATCACCCAGCGCTACCAGGACCTGGACGAGCTGGACGATATCGGCGACATCGACTTGCACATCAGCGGCTGCATCAACAGCTGCGGCCACCACCACAGCGGCCATATCGGCATTCTGGGCGTGGACAAGGACGGCAAGGAGTGGTACCAGGTCACGCTGGGGGGCTCGGACGGCGCTGAGCTGTCCGGCCCTGCCCAGGCCGGCAAGGTGATCGGCCCCTCGTTCAGCGCCGCCGAAGTGCCCGATGTGCTGGAGGCCGTGCTCTCCACCTACCGCGACCTGCGCCAGCCCGGCGAAGCCTTTGTGGACGCGGTGCGCCGCATCGGCCTGGAGCCCTTCAAGGAAGCCGGCAAGGGCGCACGCCACCCGGCGCCCGAGCTGGAAGACACCGCAGCCTGA
- a CDS encoding Lrp/AsnC family transcriptional regulator: MDQIDQRLIALLRHNARESVATLATRLGVSRGTVTNRLRRLEDDGVIVGYTLRLRPEAETDGLQAWMSIAIEGNDARRVAVTLLGDPAVQALHATNGQWDLLAELQVATLPELARALERIRLIKGISHSETSIHLETLRATASSKKDS, translated from the coding sequence CTGGACCAGATTGACCAGCGCCTGATTGCCCTGCTGCGCCACAACGCCCGCGAGAGCGTGGCCACGCTGGCGACCAGGCTGGGCGTGTCGCGCGGCACCGTGACCAACCGCCTGCGCCGGCTGGAAGATGACGGTGTGATCGTGGGCTACACGCTGCGCCTGCGCCCCGAGGCCGAAACCGATGGCCTGCAGGCCTGGATGAGCATTGCCATCGAGGGCAACGACGCCCGGCGCGTGGCCGTGACGCTGCTGGGCGACCCGGCCGTGCAGGCCCTGCATGCCACCAACGGCCAATGGGATTTGCTGGCCGAGCTGCAGGTGGCCACCTTGCCCGAGCTGGCCCGGGCGCTGGAGCGCATACGCCTGATCAAGGGCATCAGCCATTCGGAAACCAGCATCCACCTGGAAACGCTGCGCGCCACGGCATCTAGCAAAAAAGATAGCTGA
- a CDS encoding ornithine cyclodeaminase, protein MTALPTRLHQPQVQTDFLSASDAARLVVRVGVLECLRQMVSALEADFARWNDFDKTARTAAHSASGVIELMPVADAQDYAFKYVNGHPINTQYGLPTVMAFGALADVATGAPRFVSELTLTTALRTAATSAMVAHRLARPDSRCMALIGNGAQSEFQALAFIDLLGVRRLQLFDVDRAASEKLQRNLAPWAAALGVELHIADSVQAAVQGADIVTTVTADKRNAVVLDASVLAPGMHLNAVGGDCPGKTELSAEVLERSSVFVEYEPQTRLEGELQQMPADFAVTEFWRVLAGQAPGRVSAQQITLFDSVGFALEDYSALRTMHALGREAGLLSRIELVPTLDDPKDLFALLKAQAAAGKAANAWQKVA, encoded by the coding sequence ATGACTGCCTTGCCTACCCGCCTGCACCAGCCCCAGGTGCAGACCGATTTTTTGAGTGCCAGCGACGCCGCCCGCCTGGTGGTGCGCGTGGGCGTGCTGGAATGCCTGCGCCAGATGGTGAGTGCGCTGGAAGCCGACTTTGCCCGCTGGAACGACTTCGACAAAACCGCGCGCACGGCCGCCCATTCCGCCAGCGGCGTGATCGAGCTCATGCCCGTGGCCGATGCCCAGGACTACGCCTTCAAATACGTCAACGGCCACCCCATCAACACCCAGTACGGCCTGCCCACGGTGATGGCCTTTGGCGCCCTGGCCGATGTGGCCACCGGCGCGCCGCGCTTTGTCAGCGAGCTGACGCTGACCACCGCGCTGCGCACCGCGGCCACATCGGCCATGGTGGCGCATCGCCTGGCCCGCCCGGACAGCCGATGCATGGCCTTGATAGGCAATGGCGCGCAAAGCGAATTCCAGGCCCTGGCCTTTATCGATTTGCTCGGTGTGCGCCGGCTGCAGCTGTTCGATGTGGACCGCGCAGCCTCCGAGAAACTGCAGCGCAATCTGGCACCCTGGGCCGCCGCGCTTGGCGTGGAGCTGCACATTGCCGACAGCGTGCAGGCCGCCGTACAAGGCGCCGACATCGTCACCACCGTCACCGCCGACAAGCGCAATGCCGTGGTGCTGGACGCCAGCGTGCTGGCGCCGGGCATGCACCTGAACGCCGTGGGCGGCGACTGCCCCGGCAAGACCGAGCTGTCCGCCGAGGTGCTGGAGCGCAGCAGCGTGTTTGTGGAATACGAGCCCCAGACCCGGCTGGAGGGCGAGCTGCAGCAAATGCCGGCCGACTTCGCCGTCACCGAGTTCTGGCGTGTGCTGGCCGGTCAAGCACCGGGCCGGGTATCCGCGCAGCAGATCACCCTGTTCGACTCCGTGGGTTTTGCGCTGGAGGATTACTCGGCCCTGCGTACCATGCATGCGCTGGGCCGCGAGGCCGGCCTGCTGTCGCGCATCGAGCTGGTGCCCACGCTGGACGATCCCAAGGATCTGTTCGCTCTGTTGAAAGCACAGGCTGCAGCAGGCAAGGCTGCAAACGCCTGGCAAAAAGTCGCCTGA
- the rocF gene encoding arginase: MKSLQKEEYEVQTPQAVTLIGVPTDVGAGRLGAAMGPDALRVAQLGPALAGFGVQVHDIGNLAGPPNPRSERDAQGLRNYAECLAWNQATHDAVLEQLQAGNLPIMLGGDHTLATGSISAVARHCRATGKRLRVLWLDAHADCNLPDISPTGNLHGMPVASLCGHGPEPLATMSGAKPAVQGSAICQIGLRSVDDVEKRMIQKLGLEVFDMRAVDELGMREVMLRALAGLSGPEGDDVHLHLSFDVDFLDPDIAPGTGTTVRGGPNYREAQLCMEMIADTGRLASIDIVELNPALDIRNQTAELVVDLVESLFGKSTLVRTPEAR; encoded by the coding sequence ATGAAGTCACTGCAAAAAGAGGAGTACGAAGTGCAGACACCGCAAGCCGTCACACTGATTGGAGTGCCTACCGACGTGGGGGCCGGCCGCCTGGGCGCGGCCATGGGGCCCGATGCGCTGCGCGTGGCCCAGCTCGGCCCGGCGCTGGCAGGCTTTGGCGTGCAGGTGCACGACATAGGCAACCTGGCCGGCCCACCGAACCCCCGCAGCGAGCGCGACGCGCAAGGCCTGCGCAATTACGCCGAATGCCTGGCATGGAATCAGGCCACGCACGACGCCGTGCTGGAGCAGCTGCAGGCCGGCAACCTGCCCATCATGCTGGGCGGCGACCACACCCTGGCCACCGGCTCCATCAGCGCCGTGGCCCGCCACTGCCGTGCCACGGGCAAGCGTTTGCGCGTGCTGTGGCTGGACGCCCATGCCGACTGCAATCTGCCCGACATCAGCCCCACCGGCAATCTGCACGGCATGCCCGTGGCCAGCCTGTGCGGCCATGGGCCGGAACCGCTGGCCACCATGTCCGGCGCCAAGCCGGCGGTGCAGGGCAGTGCCATCTGCCAGATCGGCCTGCGCAGCGTGGACGATGTGGAAAAACGCATGATCCAGAAGCTGGGCCTGGAGGTGTTTGACATGCGCGCCGTGGACGAGCTGGGCATGCGCGAAGTCATGCTGCGCGCCCTGGCCGGCCTCAGCGGCCCTGAAGGTGACGATGTACACCTGCACCTGAGCTTTGACGTGGACTTTCTGGACCCCGACATCGCGCCCGGCACCGGCACCACCGTGCGCGGCGGCCCCAACTACCGCGAGGCCCAGCTGTGCATGGAAATGATTGCCGACACCGGCCGCCTGGCCTCCATCGACATCGTGGAGCTCAACCCCGCACTCGACATCCGCAACCAGACCGCCGAGCTGGTGGTGGACCTGGTGGAAAGCCTGTTCGGCAAAAGCACCCTGGTGCGCACGCCCGAGGCGCGCTGA
- a CDS encoding type 1 glutamine amidotransferase: MKPVAILQHEASQGPGVLLDHLQQQGIAYQLIQPCTEGRAPIHARDYRGIVVLGSNHCANENLRWMEQERCLLQDALACDVPVLGHCFGAQMLARAMGARVGRNPCPNIGWAPVWVTQQAQQLMQLPRQAVIFNWHYDTFEIPCGARRTMYGAWCLNKGFVHGRHWAFQGHLEVTEASVRAWCHEGHEELRHAHGPAVQHESQILAQLPLHIAQLHTMALRTYSAWTRQLERPAHIHLGQHRPAWPQAQALPPSPSLPDPALQYQAPLARQTRAILACAAH; the protein is encoded by the coding sequence ATGAAGCCTGTCGCCATCCTCCAGCATGAAGCCTCGCAAGGCCCTGGCGTCTTGCTGGACCATCTGCAGCAGCAAGGCATTGCCTACCAGTTGATCCAGCCATGCACCGAAGGCCGTGCCCCCATCCATGCCCGTGACTACCGCGGCATTGTGGTGCTGGGCAGCAACCACTGCGCCAATGAAAACCTGCGCTGGATGGAGCAGGAACGCTGCCTGCTGCAGGACGCACTGGCCTGCGATGTACCGGTGCTGGGCCACTGCTTTGGCGCGCAAATGCTGGCCCGCGCCATGGGCGCCCGCGTCGGGCGCAACCCCTGCCCCAACATTGGCTGGGCACCGGTGTGGGTGACACAGCAGGCCCAGCAGCTGATGCAGCTGCCGCGCCAGGCCGTCATCTTCAACTGGCATTACGACACCTTCGAAATTCCCTGCGGCGCCCGCCGCACCATGTATGGCGCCTGGTGTCTGAACAAGGGCTTTGTCCATGGCCGCCATTGGGCGTTTCAAGGCCACCTGGAAGTGACCGAAGCCAGCGTGCGCGCCTGGTGCCACGAAGGCCACGAAGAGCTGCGACATGCCCATGGCCCCGCCGTGCAGCATGAAAGCCAGATCCTGGCGCAACTCCCCCTGCATATCGCCCAGTTGCACACCATGGCGCTGCGCACCTACAGCGCCTGGACCCGCCAGCTGGAACGACCCGCGCACATCCACCTGGGCCAGCACCGCCCCGCCTGGCCACAGGCCCAGGCATTGCCACCTTCCCCCAGCCTCCCAGACCCAGCGCTGCAATACCAGGCTCCGTTGGCCCGCCAGACCCGGGCTATTTTGGCCTGTGCAGCACATTGA
- the mnmC gene encoding FAD-dependent 5-carboxymethylaminomethyl-2-thiouridine(34) oxidoreductase MnmC, with translation MSEPMSQLPDGTPYNGTDRVCLQQTREAFLAGCGLPAAWAGQAQWRVLETGFGDGLNFLATWAAWRADPQRPRLLHFTATETFPVSAADLLRAAPSDPQLRPLAEQLAARFHGLLPGVHRLSFENGQVQLTLWVGDTQAMLRQQTTVADSMYLQAAPPSPGPDTLPSTWDVHTLKALTRHCRRGTRLAAATVDVDMGLGNALAQCGFALQPSATPLLQACFNPAWEPRVRAPQGPAPVTQPGTALVIGAGLAGSAVAHSLALRGWQVTVLAVGDGPADGASGLPAGLFCPHVSPDDSVLSRLSRNGVRQTLQRLRDLCHEDEDWAPSGVLEHCTDGGTGLPAHWAGGPGDDWSHAASPEQLARAGLAPDTAACWHQQAGWVCPAQLVQAQLNHPLIRFQPLATVAQLHRMASGRWQALDAQGQLLAEADLAVLACGPATAALLPTNLGLHWPLQAIRGQISWGPHTADNATALPPFPVNGNGNLVTHIPLPQGPSWVMGSTFERDVTQLPISAADQAAAHAVNHGKLSTLLPASGAAMAPWFDPQDARCQPTWGRVRVASHDRLPIAGPVLDAQGQACPGLWALTALGARGLTLSVLCAELLTARLHGEPLPLDAKLAQHLGTERLHKRSGIKPAA, from the coding sequence ATGTCCGAACCGATGAGCCAGCTGCCTGATGGCACGCCCTATAACGGCACCGATCGTGTCTGTCTGCAGCAAACGCGCGAGGCGTTTCTGGCTGGCTGCGGTCTGCCAGCAGCCTGGGCGGGGCAGGCCCAGTGGCGAGTACTGGAAACCGGTTTTGGTGATGGCCTGAACTTTCTGGCCACCTGGGCCGCATGGCGGGCCGACCCGCAACGCCCGCGCCTACTGCATTTCACCGCGACAGAGACTTTTCCCGTCAGCGCTGCCGACCTGCTGCGTGCCGCACCGAGCGATCCGCAACTGCGCCCGCTGGCCGAGCAGCTGGCAGCGCGCTTTCACGGTCTGCTGCCCGGTGTGCACCGTCTCAGCTTTGAGAACGGGCAGGTACAGCTGACGCTGTGGGTGGGCGACACCCAGGCCATGCTGCGCCAGCAGACCACGGTGGCCGACAGCATGTATCTGCAGGCTGCACCGCCCAGCCCGGGCCCGGACACCCTCCCCAGTACCTGGGACGTTCACACCCTCAAGGCCCTGACCCGCCATTGCCGGCGCGGCACGCGGCTGGCGGCGGCAACCGTGGACGTAGACATGGGCCTAGGCAATGCACTGGCCCAATGCGGCTTTGCCCTGCAGCCCTCCGCCACGCCCTTGCTGCAAGCCTGCTTCAACCCGGCCTGGGAGCCACGTGTACGCGCACCACAGGGGCCGGCACCGGTCACGCAGCCAGGCACAGCACTGGTCATAGGCGCAGGCCTGGCCGGCAGTGCGGTAGCCCACAGCCTGGCGCTGCGCGGCTGGCAGGTGACGGTGCTGGCCGTGGGCGACGGCCCGGCCGATGGCGCCTCCGGCCTGCCTGCCGGCCTGTTCTGCCCCCATGTCTCGCCAGACGACAGCGTGCTCTCGCGCTTGTCGCGCAACGGCGTGCGCCAAACGCTGCAGCGCCTGCGCGATCTGTGCCATGAAGACGAGGACTGGGCCCCCAGCGGTGTGCTGGAGCATTGCACCGATGGCGGCACCGGCCTGCCCGCCCACTGGGCCGGCGGCCCGGGTGACGATTGGAGCCACGCTGCCAGCCCCGAGCAACTGGCCCGGGCCGGCCTGGCACCGGACACCGCGGCCTGTTGGCACCAACAGGCCGGCTGGGTGTGCCCGGCGCAGCTGGTACAAGCCCAGCTGAACCACCCGCTGATTCGCTTTCAGCCCCTGGCTACCGTGGCCCAGCTGCATCGCATGGCCAGCGGCCGCTGGCAGGCGCTGGACGCGCAAGGCCAACTGCTGGCCGAGGCCGACCTGGCCGTGCTGGCCTGCGGCCCGGCCACGGCCGCGCTGCTGCCCACCAACCTGGGCCTGCACTGGCCGCTGCAAGCCATACGCGGGCAAATCAGCTGGGGGCCACACACCGCAGACAATGCCACCGCCCTGCCGCCCTTTCCGGTCAATGGCAATGGCAATCTGGTGACCCACATCCCACTGCCGCAAGGGCCCAGCTGGGTCATGGGCTCCACCTTTGAGCGCGATGTGACGCAGCTGCCCATCAGCGCTGCCGACCAGGCCGCGGCCCATGCCGTCAACCATGGCAAGCTGTCCACGCTGCTGCCCGCCAGCGGCGCCGCCATGGCGCCCTGGTTCGACCCGCAAGACGCCCGCTGCCAGCCCACCTGGGGCCGGGTGCGCGTGGCCAGCCATGACCGCCTGCCCATTGCCGGCCCGGTGCTGGATGCCCAAGGCCAGGCATGCCCCGGCCTGTGGGCGCTCACGGCCCTGGGGGCGCGCGGGCTCACGCTGTCCGTGCTCTGCGCCGAGCTGCTGACCGCACGCCTGCATGGCGAGCCTCTGCCACTGGATGCCAAGCTGGCCCAGCACCTGGGCACGGAACGGCTGCACAAGCGCAGCGGCATAAAGCCTGCGGCTTGA
- a CDS encoding trimeric intracellular cation channel family protein, with translation MLPSISLLESFQLSNITVMLVIYLIAITAEAMSGALAAGRRNMDIFGVVVIAFVTALGGGTIRDMVLGHYPIGWTQHPEYVYLVISAGLLTTVVARHMIRLKQVFLLLDAMGLIAFSLIGCNVALELGYPTVVVIMAGMITGISGGIVRDVLCNQVPVVFRRELYASVSLTVCLLFLGLRALEVNSNISTLVCFVGGLMFRLAAIRFHWRLPMFSYQQRWE, from the coding sequence ATGCTGCCTTCCATTTCGCTGCTGGAGTCGTTCCAGCTGTCCAACATCACCGTCATGCTGGTGATCTATCTGATTGCCATCACGGCCGAAGCCATGTCGGGCGCCCTGGCCGCGGGCCGGCGCAATATGGACATTTTTGGCGTGGTCGTCATCGCCTTTGTCACCGCCCTGGGCGGCGGCACCATACGCGATATGGTGCTGGGCCATTACCCGATCGGCTGGACCCAGCACCCCGAATATGTCTATCTGGTGATCTCCGCCGGCCTGCTGACCACGGTGGTGGCACGCCACATGATCCGCCTCAAACAGGTGTTCCTGCTGCTGGACGCCATGGGCCTGATTGCCTTCTCGCTCATAGGCTGCAATGTGGCACTGGAGCTGGGCTACCCCACGGTGGTGGTCATCATGGCCGGTATGATCACCGGCATCAGCGGCGGCATTGTGCGTGACGTGCTGTGCAACCAGGTGCCGGTGGTGTTCCGCCGCGAGCTGTATGCCAGCGTCTCCCTCACCGTGTGCCTCCTGTTCCTGGGCCTGCGCGCGCTGGAGGTCAACTCCAATATCAGCACCCTGGTGTGCTTTGTCGGCGGGTTGATGTTCCGGCTGGCCGCCATCCGCTTTCACTGGCGCCTGCCCATGTTTTCTTACCAGCAGCGCTGGGAATAA
- a CDS encoding oxidative damage protection protein, with protein MARTVHCIKLGQDAEGLDFPPYPGELGKRIYEGVSKQAWADWLKHQTMLVNENRLNLADARARQYLARQMENHFFGSGADAAAGYVPPSA; from the coding sequence ATGGCACGTACCGTTCACTGCATCAAGCTCGGCCAAGACGCGGAAGGTCTGGACTTCCCCCCCTATCCCGGCGAACTGGGCAAGCGCATCTATGAAGGCGTGAGCAAGCAAGCCTGGGCCGACTGGCTCAAGCACCAGACCATGCTGGTCAACGAAAACCGCCTGAACCTGGCCGACGCCCGCGCCCGCCAATACCTGGCCCGCCAGATGGAAAACCATTTCTTTGGCAGCGGCGCAGACGCCGCAGCAGGCTACGTCCCGCCCAGCGCGTAA
- a CDS encoding sulfate ABC transporter substrate-binding protein, with amino-acid sequence MTNRRHFIKFPLLASLLAGLTLGALPALAQQPVTLLNVSYDPTRELYVEYNQAFAKYWKAKTGQDVSIKQSHGGSGKQARSIIDGIDADVATLALAGDVDALVKNGNHLAADWQTKLPHNSAPYTSTIVFLVKKGNPKGLKDWDDLIKPGVQVITPNPKTSGGARWNYLAAWEFAKRKYGGEAQAKDFVKKLYQNVPVLDTGARGSTITFVQRGVGDVLLAWENEAFLALKEFGPEKFQIVAPSLSILAEPTVAVVDKVVNKKGTRAVAEEYLKYLYSPEGQRIAGKNFYRPTDAKVAAEFASQFPKLELVTIDKAFGGWTKADKDHFADGGSFDQIYTKK; translated from the coding sequence ATGACCAATCGCCGCCACTTTATCAAGTTTCCCCTGCTGGCCAGCCTGTTGGCCGGCTTGACCCTCGGCGCTCTGCCGGCACTGGCGCAGCAGCCGGTGACGCTGCTCAACGTCTCCTACGACCCCACGCGTGAGCTGTATGTGGAATACAACCAGGCCTTTGCCAAATACTGGAAGGCCAAGACCGGTCAGGACGTGAGCATCAAGCAGTCGCATGGCGGCTCGGGCAAGCAGGCGCGCTCCATCATCGACGGCATCGACGCCGATGTGGCCACGCTGGCCTTGGCGGGCGATGTGGATGCCCTGGTCAAGAACGGCAACCACCTGGCCGCCGACTGGCAAACCAAGCTGCCGCACAACAGCGCGCCCTACACCTCGACCATTGTGTTTCTGGTGAAAAAGGGCAACCCCAAGGGGCTCAAGGACTGGGACGACCTGATCAAGCCCGGCGTGCAGGTCATCACCCCCAACCCCAAGACCAGCGGCGGCGCGCGCTGGAACTATCTGGCGGCCTGGGAGTTTGCCAAGCGCAAATACGGCGGTGAGGCCCAGGCCAAGGATTTTGTGAAGAAGCTCTACCAGAACGTGCCCGTGCTGGACACCGGCGCGCGTGGCTCGACGATTACCTTTGTGCAGCGCGGCGTGGGCGATGTGCTGCTGGCCTGGGAGAACGAAGCCTTTTTGGCGCTGAAGGAATTCGGCCCCGAGAAGTTCCAGATCGTGGCGCCTTCGCTGTCCATCCTGGCCGAGCCCACGGTGGCCGTGGTCGACAAGGTGGTCAACAAAAAGGGCACACGCGCCGTGGCCGAGGAATACCTGAAGTATCTGTACTCGCCCGAGGGCCAGCGCATTGCCGGCAAAAACTTCTACCGCCCCACCGACGCCAAGGTGGCGGCCGAATTTGCCAGCCAGTTTCCCAAGCTGGAGCTGGTGACCATAGACAAGGCCTTCGGCGGCTGGACCAAGGCTGACAAGGACCACTTTGCCGACGGCGGCAGCTTCGACCAGATCTATACCAAGAAGTGA